One Rhinolophus ferrumequinum isolate MPI-CBG mRhiFer1 chromosome X, mRhiFer1_v1.p, whole genome shotgun sequence genomic window, GAATGaaatgatattataaaaatacagctgATTCATCCTATGAATGGGAAGAGTATTTTTTAGTGTAACTGTCTTCCAACAATTGGAGGGCATACTGCTTGCCTCTGAAGAAAATTCCTTCTAGAGGGGTTTTAAAGTCTTTATggatgaaagacaaaataaaaatcatttttcttattttagttttctggATATGCTGCAGAAGGATCCGTGCCAGAAACAAGCCtgtgaaatacagaaatgtttacAAGGTACGACcttcaaggcttttttttttccttaatgtttcCACTTCATCTGTGAACTAACTACAAGAGACCAATTGTTCTTTTTATCAGCAAAGTACACTGACTCCTCTCAGAACGGTACTATTTCTGTAAATAACTTATCCTGAAGGTTTTCCTCACTATGATCAAAGttgcagaaataaaaagtgaTTGGCAGGGGTCTAGGCAGGAATCCGTCTGAAAAGCTAGCTAACTAGGTGATTTTAAAGTGCAGCCAGAGTTGAAAATTACCAAGTTGAGcaaagtcctttttaaaaaagactagtTTTTAAATGGGTTAGTTATACTTCACTGTGGCTGacaactcactttttaaaagtcaggTTAGAAGAAGGGGGTTGAAAATACAATTGGAATTCAGCTTGCCAAAGTCAGCAACTATCTTAGGCAAAAGTGAATTTTAACTAAAGCATATTTGAGGGTATTTGTCCACTTGGTTTTAACTCAGCCAATAAATTTGACCAAATGccagaggattttatttttttcaatcagcGAATGATTATTGGcactaagaaacagaaaaagctaCTAGACTATCTGAATTtgaaaactgactttttaaatcatttttcccaTTATTGAAGTACACTAATAGAGATGGATGcccatgaaaatataaaaaagtaggAAGCAAAAATGTTGATTTCACCGAAAGACTCAGCACCAAAGAAAACCCTTGTTTGTATACTTCCTTTGACTTTTAACTTTCATTCTTGGACTTTTCTTTTTACGATGTAAgcagtattttataaaatcttttcatctaaaattttaatgtataataatgccattttattcatctctttcttcccttcccccaaatttaagaaaaacaaaaaaaacattttccacaatCAATTTCATCTCCCAAATAAATTTCTAACTAATTTGAATTAGCAACCGATGGCTAATGTAGAACCAGAATCAAGTTAGAGCTGGTTGCACCCCCTTGCTATAGTGTGGGAGGATTGAGCCTTGGAAGGAATAAGAGCAAGTATTTCACATTCCCTGGATGACAAGCACAGCCAAAAGGGCTTTAAACATATGaagtcatttaatcctttcatCCATGAGGTAGATGCTACTGTGACCCCCagtttatagatggggaaatcaACGCAGaagttatgtaacttgcccagggtcacacagctagtaaggggtACAGTGAGGACTTCAATCACTTTGGTCTGGCTCCACGCCTGCACTCAGCCACCCTACTATGTTCCCTTTCTAGTCCGAATTGTCTTTTCAATTCTGGGCTAACTCCCATGCACCCCATTTTAGTATCGAGGAACTCCGATCAACTGCAGCTGACCTAGAACCTTTAGGTCAAGCGCTCTTTTACTTGGGGTCTATGTATATAGCAGGgtctgcaaatgttttctgtaaagggccagtcATTTTAGGCTGGAGGCAAGGAGGTCTTTGTTGGAGAAAGAGAaccctttataatataaaaatcattattagtAGCTCAGGGCTGTAAAAAGGAGTTGAATTTGACCTTGAGGCTACAGTTTGGGAACCTCTGAGGCACAGACTTGGTTGGAAAGGTCTACGAGCCAGCCAGAAGCCTTAAACTGTGCAAAATAACATGCAtgatatgtgtatttttctaattCACCCAAAAGGGGGGGAGGATAAAAACCACTTATATGTGCCCTAGAAAAAGGCACATAAGCTAGTAACTCAaccttaaagaaaaggaaatgatatacagagggtgccaaaaaaatgtacattttaagaaagggaaaactgtattaaaaatgtaataaatatataaggataacaaaagatgaatacaagtcatgtgtatacattttttggcaccccaggtataaaAATCCCTTTTGACCACTTTGTAAATCACACCCTTCTTCCTAATTAACCTGCTGACTGGTCTCTACATCAGGAAGAATTCAGTGGACCTGGGTACATCCTCTATTGTCTGTAGATACAATACAGTGAAAAGGAGTGGGAAGCAATGATCTAAACCTCCCTGTGCCTTAGTCCTATGAAATCATGACTGGGGTCTGCCTGTCTGTTTTTCAGCCAACAACTACAGGGAATCTCAGTGTCAGGCTGTCATCCAAGAACTTCGTAAGTGTTGTGCTCGGTATCCCAAGGGAAGATCTCTCGTCTGTTCgggatttgaaaaagaagaggcagaaaagcTGACACTGAAGTCCACAGAAAAGTAAAGTTCTGCCGAGAAGTTCAATGCTGCACCACATTTCCACCTAGCAAGTTTGCTTTATCCTCCTGACTCTTCAGGCCAGGTAGCAGCCAATATCAAATGAAAAAGTCAActataaaagttaataaatatgcCATCTATGCAGAACAGATAGAAATAGAGCCAACAAATATGGAGACTGTAATAAAACTGAGCCGCTAAAATAAACctgttaaatgaaaattttggGTTTGGTACTTGTGATATTGTTACTTAGAAGAAGTATATCTTTGGTCTTTGTCTCCATTCCTGACACAGAGTGCCTAAAACCCTTTGGGATTTTTCCTAACTGATGAGTGATAAAGGTGTCTTGTTACATTAATAAAGTGtcttttggaaagcccctaggTAACCcttggatgggggctggttgccaggggaaccaaccacatgattagagggttggaactttaaGTCCCCACCCCTGACTTTTGGAGGGGGTAGACAGGGTGGAGAAGATTGAGTTCTATCACCAGTAGCCAATGATGTAATCAACCCTGTGCAATGAAGCCTccacaaaaacccaaaaggacagggttgGAACAGCCTCCAGTTGGTGAACCAGAATGCACCTGTGTGCCAAGAGGGTGGTGCATTTCAGTCCCATGGAGACAGAAGCTCCAGAGAGCAGGACCCTTCCAGACCTGGCCCTGTGTACGTCTTCATCTAGCTGTTCATATGTCtctctaataatttttataatgaactGGTAGGCATTTAAGTAAATGttcctctgagttctgtgagccgctctAGCAAGTTAATCCAACCCGGGATGTGGGCGGCAGAGGAGGCTCTTTGGGAACCTCAGATTTATAGCCAGTCGGTCAGAAGCACAAGTGACAGCCCAGACTTGCAACAGGCGTCTGCAATGGGGGCattcttgtgggactgagcccttaatctgGGGTATCTGACACTAACTCCAGGTAGGGAGTGTCATAACTGAATTAAATTTGTAGGACACCCAAGTCGGTGCCCACTGAGAATTAGGGAATTGTTTGGTGGTGTTGGAAACATGTATTTCTTAAAGACTGTTAGATACAGTTAACGAATTCTGTAGCATTTGAGTTCAGACTACTACTAGTGCCATTCATAAAACTAAAGTTAAATGAGGTTGTTAGCGGAAAAGACCCCTGCAGTATCACAATCATGACGCCTTTCCTAGATTACATGGTAAATTATAAGGTTTCTCTAACCCAAACCCATACACGTGTATTTCCAATAATTTAGAGTGAAGTGTCTTCCCAAATGCAGGTAAGagcatttctttctgcttttgcaGCCCCAGCATGGTACCTAGCTGAAGGCATGTAATATTTGTTCCGTGAGTGGTAGGAAAGGCATAGAAATGATTCTTGTAATGTTTAATGACCCCTAATTGGTCATAAGAGAATTGAAAAGAGTATTGATAAAGGCAAGCAACAATAAGATTAGAATTCTTAGGTGCTTTACCTACTCTTTATATCCTTTTAATCAAAGCCTATTACAACGGACCCTGATGTTAACTCAAGGCTGCCAAAGGAAGCCCATTGACATTTGTCAGTGACTTTATGTACTGGATGGGGGGGGTGACAGTTTCAACAGGCCATTTGCTTTCCTCAGACAGGTGTTACAACCACCATCACATCACGTTAGTCTGCCCTacccccctcccaaaaaaaaaagatgactttttAAGCAAGAGCCGAAACTAACTCTTGATAGGTTCCTGTCTTAGTCCATTCTAGCTCCTATAACAAAATAGGACAGATGGGGTGCCTTAT contains:
- the CMC4 gene encoding cx9C motif-containing protein 4, producing MLQKDPCQKQACEIQKCLQANNYRESQCQAVIQELRKCCARYPKGRSLVCSGFEKEEAEKLTLKSTEK